Proteins encoded within one genomic window of Zootoca vivipara chromosome 12, rZooViv1.1, whole genome shotgun sequence:
- the NMT2 gene encoding glycylpeptide N-tetradecanoyltransferase 2 isoform X4 has protein sequence MKRRRSTPKEVLEETWERKRRKRNRSEKRKSPIPENPAIPMQKLQDIQRAMELLSACQGPAKNIDEASKREVITSHGAIEPDKDNIRIEPYSLPQGFTWDTLDLSNAEVLKELYMLLNENYVEDDDNMFRFDYSPEFLLWALRPPGWLPQWHCGVRVSSNRKLVGFISAIPAHIRIYESEKKMVEINFLCVHKKLRSKRVAPVLIREITRRVNLEGIFQAVYTAGVVLPKPVATCRYWHRSLNPRKLVEVKFSHLSRNMTLQRTMKLYRLPDATKTSGLRPMERKDIKAVQELINNYLKQFNLAPVMDEEEVSHWFLPQDHIIDTFVVESSNGVLTDFLSFYTLPSTVMHHPVHKSLKAAYSFYNVHTETPLLDLMNDALIIAKLKGFDVFNALDLMENKTFLEKLKFGIGDGNLQYYLYNWRCPGMDSEKVGLVLQ, from the exons AAGTCCTGGAGGAGACTTGGGAgcgaaaaagaagaaaaagaaacagaagcgaAAAAAGGAAAAGCCCAATTCCGGAG aaTCCAGCCATTCCAATGCAGAAACTGCAAGATATTCAGAGAGCCATGGAGCTCCTCTCAGCATGTCAGGGCCCAGCAAAGAACATTGACGAGGCGAGCAAAC GTGAAGTTATTACATCTCACGGCGCAATTGAGCCCGATAAGGACAACATCCGCATAGAGCCATATTCTTTGCCACAGGGTTTCACATGGGACACTTTGGACCTGAGCAACGCCGAAGTC CTCAAGGAGTTGTACATGCTGCTAAATGAAAACTATGTAGAAGATGATGATAATATGTTTAGATTTGACTATTCACCAGAGTTTCTCTTGTG GGCTCTGCGGCCTCCAGGCTGGCTTCCGCAATGGCATTGTGGTGTCAGAGTATCATCCAATAGAAAATTGGTAGGGTTCATAAGCGCCATTCCTGCACACATACGGATTTATGAGAG TGAAAAGAAAATGGTAGAAATTAATTTTCTGTGTGTCCATAAAAAACTGAGATCTAAGCGAGTCGCACCGGTCCTGATTCGCGAAATAACCAGGAGAGTAAACTTGGAAGGGATCTTTCAGGCAGTTTACACTGCAGGAGTGGTACTTCCCAAACCTGTAGCAACTTGCAG GTATTGGCATCGATCCTTGAATCCCAGAAAATTGGTAGAGGTGAAATTTTCTCATTTGAGTAGGAATATGACTTTACAGAGAACGATGAAGCTTTACAGACTTCCTGAT GCCACAAAGACTTCAGGTTTGAGACCAATGGAACGAAAAGACATTAAAGCGGTGCAAGAATTAATCAACAATTACTTGAAGCAGTTTAACCTCGCTCCTGTTATGGACGAAGAAGAAGTGTCCCACTGGTTCCTGCCTCAGGATCACATTATTGATACCTTTGTTGTAGAG AGTTCAAATGGTGTTTTAACCGACTTTCTGAGTTTCTACACGTTACCTTCGACGGTCATGCACCATCCTGTTCACAAAAGCCTCAAAGCAGCCTACTCCTTCTACAATGTTCATACGGAAACCCCTCTCTTGGATCTCATGAACGATGCACTCATTATAGCAAAGCTG AAAGGATTTGATGTGTTCAATGCACTAGACTTGATGGAAAACAAAACATTCCTGGAAAAACTGAAGTTTGGCATCGGAGACGGCAACTTGCAGTATTACTTGTATAACTGGAGGTGTCCTGGCATGGACTCTGAAAAG
- the NMT2 gene encoding glycylpeptide N-tetradecanoyltransferase 2 isoform X1 has product MAEDSESAASQQSLELDDQDTCGIDGDNEEETEHSKGSPGGDLGAKKKKKKQKRKKEKPNSGGTKSDSASDSQEIKIQQPSKNPAIPMQKLQDIQRAMELLSACQGPAKNIDEASKRKYQFWDTQPVPKLSEVITSHGAIEPDKDNIRIEPYSLPQGFTWDTLDLSNAEVLKELYMLLNENYVEDDDNMFRFDYSPEFLLWALRPPGWLPQWHCGVRVSSNRKLVGFISAIPAHIRIYESEKKMVEINFLCVHKKLRSKRVAPVLIREITRRVNLEGIFQAVYTAGVVLPKPVATCRYWHRSLNPRKLVEVKFSHLSRNMTLQRTMKLYRLPDATKTSGLRPMERKDIKAVQELINNYLKQFNLAPVMDEEEVSHWFLPQDHIIDTFVVESSNGVLTDFLSFYTLPSTVMHHPVHKSLKAAYSFYNVHTETPLLDLMNDALIIAKLKGFDVFNALDLMENKTFLEKLKFGIGDGNLQYYLYNWRCPGMDSEKVGLVLQ; this is encoded by the exons AAGTCCTGGAGGAGACTTGGGAgcgaaaaagaagaaaaagaaacagaagcgaAAAAAGGAAAAGCCCAATTCCGGAGGTACCAAATCAGACTCTGCATCTGACTCCCAGGAGATTAAAATTCAGCAACCTTCAAAA aaTCCAGCCATTCCAATGCAGAAACTGCAAGATATTCAGAGAGCCATGGAGCTCCTCTCAGCATGTCAGGGCCCAGCAAAGAACATTGACGAGGCGAGCAAACGTAAATACCAGTTTTGGGATACACAGCCTGTACCCAAGCTTA GTGAAGTTATTACATCTCACGGCGCAATTGAGCCCGATAAGGACAACATCCGCATAGAGCCATATTCTTTGCCACAGGGTTTCACATGGGACACTTTGGACCTGAGCAACGCCGAAGTC CTCAAGGAGTTGTACATGCTGCTAAATGAAAACTATGTAGAAGATGATGATAATATGTTTAGATTTGACTATTCACCAGAGTTTCTCTTGTG GGCTCTGCGGCCTCCAGGCTGGCTTCCGCAATGGCATTGTGGTGTCAGAGTATCATCCAATAGAAAATTGGTAGGGTTCATAAGCGCCATTCCTGCACACATACGGATTTATGAGAG TGAAAAGAAAATGGTAGAAATTAATTTTCTGTGTGTCCATAAAAAACTGAGATCTAAGCGAGTCGCACCGGTCCTGATTCGCGAAATAACCAGGAGAGTAAACTTGGAAGGGATCTTTCAGGCAGTTTACACTGCAGGAGTGGTACTTCCCAAACCTGTAGCAACTTGCAG GTATTGGCATCGATCCTTGAATCCCAGAAAATTGGTAGAGGTGAAATTTTCTCATTTGAGTAGGAATATGACTTTACAGAGAACGATGAAGCTTTACAGACTTCCTGAT GCCACAAAGACTTCAGGTTTGAGACCAATGGAACGAAAAGACATTAAAGCGGTGCAAGAATTAATCAACAATTACTTGAAGCAGTTTAACCTCGCTCCTGTTATGGACGAAGAAGAAGTGTCCCACTGGTTCCTGCCTCAGGATCACATTATTGATACCTTTGTTGTAGAG AGTTCAAATGGTGTTTTAACCGACTTTCTGAGTTTCTACACGTTACCTTCGACGGTCATGCACCATCCTGTTCACAAAAGCCTCAAAGCAGCCTACTCCTTCTACAATGTTCATACGGAAACCCCTCTCTTGGATCTCATGAACGATGCACTCATTATAGCAAAGCTG AAAGGATTTGATGTGTTCAATGCACTAGACTTGATGGAAAACAAAACATTCCTGGAAAAACTGAAGTTTGGCATCGGAGACGGCAACTTGCAGTATTACTTGTATAACTGGAGGTGTCCTGGCATGGACTCTGAAAAG
- the NMT2 gene encoding glycylpeptide N-tetradecanoyltransferase 2 isoform X3 — MKRRRSTPKEVLEETWERKRRKRNRSEKRKSPIPENPAIPMQKLQDIQRAMELLSACQGPAKNIDEASKRKYQFWDTQPVPKLSEVITSHGAIEPDKDNIRIEPYSLPQGFTWDTLDLSNAEVLKELYMLLNENYVEDDDNMFRFDYSPEFLLWALRPPGWLPQWHCGVRVSSNRKLVGFISAIPAHIRIYESEKKMVEINFLCVHKKLRSKRVAPVLIREITRRVNLEGIFQAVYTAGVVLPKPVATCRYWHRSLNPRKLVEVKFSHLSRNMTLQRTMKLYRLPDATKTSGLRPMERKDIKAVQELINNYLKQFNLAPVMDEEEVSHWFLPQDHIIDTFVVESSNGVLTDFLSFYTLPSTVMHHPVHKSLKAAYSFYNVHTETPLLDLMNDALIIAKLKGFDVFNALDLMENKTFLEKLKFGIGDGNLQYYLYNWRCPGMDSEKVGLVLQ; from the exons AAGTCCTGGAGGAGACTTGGGAgcgaaaaagaagaaaaagaaacagaagcgaAAAAAGGAAAAGCCCAATTCCGGAG aaTCCAGCCATTCCAATGCAGAAACTGCAAGATATTCAGAGAGCCATGGAGCTCCTCTCAGCATGTCAGGGCCCAGCAAAGAACATTGACGAGGCGAGCAAACGTAAATACCAGTTTTGGGATACACAGCCTGTACCCAAGCTTA GTGAAGTTATTACATCTCACGGCGCAATTGAGCCCGATAAGGACAACATCCGCATAGAGCCATATTCTTTGCCACAGGGTTTCACATGGGACACTTTGGACCTGAGCAACGCCGAAGTC CTCAAGGAGTTGTACATGCTGCTAAATGAAAACTATGTAGAAGATGATGATAATATGTTTAGATTTGACTATTCACCAGAGTTTCTCTTGTG GGCTCTGCGGCCTCCAGGCTGGCTTCCGCAATGGCATTGTGGTGTCAGAGTATCATCCAATAGAAAATTGGTAGGGTTCATAAGCGCCATTCCTGCACACATACGGATTTATGAGAG TGAAAAGAAAATGGTAGAAATTAATTTTCTGTGTGTCCATAAAAAACTGAGATCTAAGCGAGTCGCACCGGTCCTGATTCGCGAAATAACCAGGAGAGTAAACTTGGAAGGGATCTTTCAGGCAGTTTACACTGCAGGAGTGGTACTTCCCAAACCTGTAGCAACTTGCAG GTATTGGCATCGATCCTTGAATCCCAGAAAATTGGTAGAGGTGAAATTTTCTCATTTGAGTAGGAATATGACTTTACAGAGAACGATGAAGCTTTACAGACTTCCTGAT GCCACAAAGACTTCAGGTTTGAGACCAATGGAACGAAAAGACATTAAAGCGGTGCAAGAATTAATCAACAATTACTTGAAGCAGTTTAACCTCGCTCCTGTTATGGACGAAGAAGAAGTGTCCCACTGGTTCCTGCCTCAGGATCACATTATTGATACCTTTGTTGTAGAG AGTTCAAATGGTGTTTTAACCGACTTTCTGAGTTTCTACACGTTACCTTCGACGGTCATGCACCATCCTGTTCACAAAAGCCTCAAAGCAGCCTACTCCTTCTACAATGTTCATACGGAAACCCCTCTCTTGGATCTCATGAACGATGCACTCATTATAGCAAAGCTG AAAGGATTTGATGTGTTCAATGCACTAGACTTGATGGAAAACAAAACATTCCTGGAAAAACTGAAGTTTGGCATCGGAGACGGCAACTTGCAGTATTACTTGTATAACTGGAGGTGTCCTGGCATGGACTCTGAAAAG
- the NMT2 gene encoding glycylpeptide N-tetradecanoyltransferase 2 isoform X2, translating to MAEDSESAASQQSLELDDQDTCGIDGDNEEETEHSKGSPGGDLGAKKKKKKQKRKKEKPNSGGTKSDSASDSQEIKIQQPSKNPAIPMQKLQDIQRAMELLSACQGPAKNIDEASKREVITSHGAIEPDKDNIRIEPYSLPQGFTWDTLDLSNAEVLKELYMLLNENYVEDDDNMFRFDYSPEFLLWALRPPGWLPQWHCGVRVSSNRKLVGFISAIPAHIRIYESEKKMVEINFLCVHKKLRSKRVAPVLIREITRRVNLEGIFQAVYTAGVVLPKPVATCRYWHRSLNPRKLVEVKFSHLSRNMTLQRTMKLYRLPDATKTSGLRPMERKDIKAVQELINNYLKQFNLAPVMDEEEVSHWFLPQDHIIDTFVVESSNGVLTDFLSFYTLPSTVMHHPVHKSLKAAYSFYNVHTETPLLDLMNDALIIAKLKGFDVFNALDLMENKTFLEKLKFGIGDGNLQYYLYNWRCPGMDSEKVGLVLQ from the exons AAGTCCTGGAGGAGACTTGGGAgcgaaaaagaagaaaaagaaacagaagcgaAAAAAGGAAAAGCCCAATTCCGGAGGTACCAAATCAGACTCTGCATCTGACTCCCAGGAGATTAAAATTCAGCAACCTTCAAAA aaTCCAGCCATTCCAATGCAGAAACTGCAAGATATTCAGAGAGCCATGGAGCTCCTCTCAGCATGTCAGGGCCCAGCAAAGAACATTGACGAGGCGAGCAAAC GTGAAGTTATTACATCTCACGGCGCAATTGAGCCCGATAAGGACAACATCCGCATAGAGCCATATTCTTTGCCACAGGGTTTCACATGGGACACTTTGGACCTGAGCAACGCCGAAGTC CTCAAGGAGTTGTACATGCTGCTAAATGAAAACTATGTAGAAGATGATGATAATATGTTTAGATTTGACTATTCACCAGAGTTTCTCTTGTG GGCTCTGCGGCCTCCAGGCTGGCTTCCGCAATGGCATTGTGGTGTCAGAGTATCATCCAATAGAAAATTGGTAGGGTTCATAAGCGCCATTCCTGCACACATACGGATTTATGAGAG TGAAAAGAAAATGGTAGAAATTAATTTTCTGTGTGTCCATAAAAAACTGAGATCTAAGCGAGTCGCACCGGTCCTGATTCGCGAAATAACCAGGAGAGTAAACTTGGAAGGGATCTTTCAGGCAGTTTACACTGCAGGAGTGGTACTTCCCAAACCTGTAGCAACTTGCAG GTATTGGCATCGATCCTTGAATCCCAGAAAATTGGTAGAGGTGAAATTTTCTCATTTGAGTAGGAATATGACTTTACAGAGAACGATGAAGCTTTACAGACTTCCTGAT GCCACAAAGACTTCAGGTTTGAGACCAATGGAACGAAAAGACATTAAAGCGGTGCAAGAATTAATCAACAATTACTTGAAGCAGTTTAACCTCGCTCCTGTTATGGACGAAGAAGAAGTGTCCCACTGGTTCCTGCCTCAGGATCACATTATTGATACCTTTGTTGTAGAG AGTTCAAATGGTGTTTTAACCGACTTTCTGAGTTTCTACACGTTACCTTCGACGGTCATGCACCATCCTGTTCACAAAAGCCTCAAAGCAGCCTACTCCTTCTACAATGTTCATACGGAAACCCCTCTCTTGGATCTCATGAACGATGCACTCATTATAGCAAAGCTG AAAGGATTTGATGTGTTCAATGCACTAGACTTGATGGAAAACAAAACATTCCTGGAAAAACTGAAGTTTGGCATCGGAGACGGCAACTTGCAGTATTACTTGTATAACTGGAGGTGTCCTGGCATGGACTCTGAAAAG